In Defluviimonas aquaemixtae, the sequence TCTAACCCCCGGCCAAAGGTCGAATAGGTGTGAAGGATAGTGCCGTCCTCCAGGCGTTCGAAGACGCTGAGGCCGGGGGCTTCGGGGCCATTGAAATTGCCCTTCCGGAAGTTGTAGACATTGCTTTTTGTCTCAAGCTCTTCCGGCGTGAAGCTCACGTTAAAGTCCTCGTTGAAGTCGCCTCCGGAGGCCGAGACCCAGCGGAAGCGCCAGTCCATGCGCTTCCGGTAGGCGTCGAGCTTGTCGTAAGGCGCCTTGGAGATGCAGGCGAAGGCCGTGTCGCGGGCGGCGAGATGGACGTCGACACCGTCGAAATTGTCAGCCCAGAACGAACAGCTCGGGCAGCCTTCTTCCCAGTCGGTGCCGTACATGAAGTGATAGACGAC encodes:
- a CDS encoding DUF899 domain-containing protein; protein product: MTSITDRDTWLAARLELLDAEKAHMRAGDDLAARRRALPKVRIEKDYRFTGAGGEVSLADLFGPHTQLVVYHFMYGTDWEEGCPSCSFWADNFDGVDVHLAARDTAFACISKAPYDKLDAYRKRMDWRFRWVSASGGDFNEDFNVSFTPEELETKSNVYNFRKGNFNGPEAPGLSVFERLEDGTILHTYSTFGRGLEAINGAYHMLDLTPKGRDEEGLDYTQAWLRRHDQYA